One genomic window of Quercus lobata isolate SW786 chromosome 9, ValleyOak3.0 Primary Assembly, whole genome shotgun sequence includes the following:
- the LOC115961850 gene encoding uncharacterized protein LOC115961850, with amino-acid sequence MSLHKDFEPIRGQLLNRSLAPSLDTAVNELVRKEARLATLQAQNKLNVLAITPSAPPIEQPQQSGDSSGSSNRRKQTNKKFCNYCKRPGHTIETCYRRNKSTAAVANTEPTPPMASISAEFQSSGSTINLSPTELQEIIAQAVRMAGNASLSTALSVLPAAAVSSLPSLALWHSRLGHASSSRVQQLASRGLLGSVSKDNFDYESLVPSTNTFDPPFDPSPDIFDATPR; translated from the exons ATGTCCCTTCACAAGGATTTTGAGCCCATTCGAGGTCAGCTGCTAAATCGCAGTCTTGCTCCCTCTCTTGATACTGCTGTGAATGAGTTGGTTAGAAAAGAAGCTCGTCTTGCAACCCTTCAAGCTCAGAATAAGCTCAATGTTTTGGCTATTACACCTTCTGCTCCACCCATAGAGCAACCTCAACAATCAGGTGATTCCTCTGGCTCTAGCAATCGTCGCAAGCAGACTAACAAAAAGTTCTGCAACTATTGCAAGCGTCCTGGCCACACCATTGAGACTTGTTATCGTCGCAACAAATCTACTGCTGCCGTTGCTAATACTGAGCCTACTCCGCCGATGGCTTCCATTTCAGCTGAGTTccagtcttctggatccactaTCAACCTCTCTCCCACTGAACTACAGGAGATCATAGCTCAGGCTGTTCGTATGGCTGGTAATGCATCTCTTTCCACTGCTCTCTCAGTTCTACCCG CTGCTGCAGTTTCTTCCTTACCATCTcttgcactttggcattctCGTCTTGGTCATGCATCATCTTCTCGGGTACAACAGTTAGCTTCTAGGGGTCTGCTGGGTTctgtgtccaaagacaattttgatt ATGAGTCTCTTGTTCCTTCTACAAATACTTTTGATCCTCCTTTTGACCCTTCTCCAGATATTTTTGATGCTACTCCTAGATAG
- the LOC115959500 gene encoding probable disease resistance protein At1g61180, whose translation MPKLMHLWKENSQQGRGIQNLESLHVSSCGRLKNLVPSSMCFRNLYTLEVFRCHGLISLATYSTVKSLVQLKELRLHGCKRMREIVTNEGEGEAGDEICFNQLNRLSLYDLPTLGSFFHLGNRTIKFPSLEDLSVNRCPELKIFSNGVLSMQKLEHVRLDGNYWSAYQSGLFPVEDVNTFIKRSWEKINDPCLRQLFTQKTNASTSEAGEENDVDDLEDDSM comes from the exons ATGCCCAAGTTGATGCATTTGTGGAAGGAAAACTCTCAACAAGGTAGGGGCATTCAAAATTTGGAGTCTCTACATGTATCATCTTGCGgcagattaaaaaatttagtgcCATCCTCAATGTGTTTCCGAAATTTATACACTTTGGAAGTATTTAGATGTCATGGGTTGATTAGTTTAGCAACTTACTCAACCGTCAAAAGTTTGGTCCAACTCAAAGAATTGAGATTACATGGATgcaaaagaatgagagaaataGTCACAAACGAGGGAGAAGGTGAAGCAGGAGATGAGATTTGTTTCAATCAATTGAATCGTTTGTCGCTTTATGATTTACCCACTCTGGGAAGCTTCTTCCACTTGGGTAATCGCACCATAAAATTCCCATCACTGGAAGATCTAAGTGTGAACAGATGCCCGGAATTGAAGATCTTCTCTAATGGAGTCCTAAGCATGCAGAAGCTAGAGCATGTTAGACTGGACGGAAACTATTGGTCGGCATACCAAAGTGGTCTGTTCCCGGTGGAAGATGTGAATACCTTCATAAAAAGAAGTTGGGAGAAAATCAACGATCCATGCTTGCGACAACTATTCACTCAGAAG ACCAATGCAAGCACAAGTGAGGCCGGAGAGGAAAATGATGTTGATGACTTGGAGGATGACTCGATGTAA